From the genome of Malus domestica chromosome 04, GDT2T_hap1, one region includes:
- the LOC103433071 gene encoding MYB-like transcription factor ODO1, whose amino-acid sequence MGRQPCCDKLGVKKGPWTAEEDKKLISFIITNGQCCWRAVPKLAGLRRCGKSCRLRWTNYLRPDLKRGLLTEAEEQLVIDLHARLGNRWSKIAGRLPGRTDNEIKNHWNTHIKKKLLRMGIDPVTHEPLHKEEELPSNIKGTNSSSSSSHDHDDHNNNLPADQSTNDLHNSQENDQSVVNSSGSEDINSSTENSSTGAESALLDNICNDDSLMNSLWMDETPLIDALWNDNNQVELDQGGIDYNIIENNGMGFQSNWEDNCAWLLDCQDFGIHDFGMDCFNDVEVNGNKTLEVGGKLSTKIN is encoded by the exons ATGGGAAGGCAACCGTGTTGTGACAAACTTGGGGTAAAGAAAGGGCCATGGACTGCTGAGGAGGACAAGAAGCTCATCAGCTTTATTATCACCAATGGCCAGTGTTGTTGGAGGGCTGTGCCTAAACTCGCTGGCCTTCGCCGGTGTGGTAAGAGTTGCAGGCTCCGTTGGACGAATTATCTCCGCCCCGACTTGAAGAGAGGCCTTCTCACTGAAGCTGAAGAACAGTTGGTTATCGATCTCCACGCTCGTCTTGGAAATAG GTGGTCCAAGATTGCAGGCAGATTGCCAGGGAGAACAGATAATGAGATCAAGAATCATTGGAACACCCATATCAAGAAAAAGCTGCTTAGGATGGGAATTGATCCTGTCACAcatgaaccccttcacaaagaAGAAGAGTTGCCGTCCAATATTAAGGGAACtaactcatcatcatcatcttcccATGATCATGATGATCATAACAATAATTTGCCAGCTGATCAGTCTACAAATGATCTTCACAATTCACAAGAAAATGATCAAAGCGTGGTGAATTCATCAGGATCGGAGGACATAAACTCATCAACCGAAAACTCCTCCACAGGCGCTGAATCGGCGTTGTTAGACAACATTTGCAATGACGATTCGTTAATGAACAGCCTGTGGATGGATGAAACACCTCTGATTGATGCATTGTGGAACGACAACAATCAAGTAGAACTTGATCAAGGAGGGATCGATTACAATATCATTGAGAATAATGGAATGGGATTCCAATCTAATTGGGAGGACAATTGTGCATGGCTTTTGGACTGCCAAGACTTTGGTATTCATGATTTTGGTATGGATTGCTTCAATGATGTGGAAGTAAATGGTAACAAAACACTAGAGGTGGGGGGAAAATTAAGcactaaaataaattaa